One Pseudorhodoplanes sinuspersici DNA segment encodes these proteins:
- the phnK gene encoding phosphonate C-P lyase system protein PhnK, which yields MTLAANEQPLLVAEGLTKLYGHQLGCRNVSFELYEGEVLAVVGESGSGKSTLLQLLSGQLEADTGRVLYRMRDCITRDLAQLGEAERRFLFRTDWGYVHQDAAQGLRMGVSAGANVGERLMAVGQRHYGNIRRSAAQWLERVEIDTGRIDDAPRTFSGGMRQRLQIARNLVTAPRLVFMDEPTGGLDVSVQARLLDLLSRLVHELGLAVVIVTHDLGVARLLSHRMIVMKDGRVIETGLTDQVLDDPQEPYTQLLVSSILPA from the coding sequence ATGACGCTCGCCGCGAACGAACAGCCGCTTCTGGTGGCCGAAGGTCTCACCAAGCTCTACGGCCACCAACTTGGTTGTCGCAACGTCTCGTTTGAGCTCTACGAAGGCGAGGTGCTTGCCGTCGTCGGAGAATCCGGGTCCGGCAAGTCGACGTTGCTGCAGCTTCTCTCGGGCCAACTCGAAGCCGACACCGGCCGCGTGCTCTACCGCATGCGCGACTGTATAACGCGCGATCTCGCGCAACTCGGAGAAGCCGAGCGGCGCTTCCTGTTTCGGACCGACTGGGGCTATGTGCACCAGGATGCCGCCCAGGGGCTGCGGATGGGTGTGTCTGCCGGCGCCAATGTCGGCGAACGACTGATGGCCGTCGGTCAGCGTCATTATGGCAATATCAGAAGGTCCGCTGCCCAATGGCTGGAGCGGGTCGAGATCGATACCGGCCGTATCGACGATGCGCCTCGTACGTTCTCCGGCGGCATGCGTCAGCGCCTGCAGATCGCGCGCAATCTGGTCACCGCTCCGCGGCTGGTGTTCATGGACGAGCCGACCGGCGGTCTTGATGTGTCGGTCCAGGCGCGGCTGCTCGACCTGTTGAGCCGGCTGGTGCACGAACTCGGACTTGCCGTGGTCATCGTCACGCACGATCTCGGCGTGGCGCGGTTGCTGTCGCATCGTATGATCGTGATGAAGGATGGCCGCGTGATCGAGACGGGGCTGACCGATCAGGTACTCGACGATCCGCAAGAACCTTACACGCAGCTTTTGGTCTCATCGATTTTGCCGGCATGA
- the phnN gene encoding phosphonate metabolism protein/1,5-bisphosphokinase (PRPP-forming) PhnN codes for MSVSPNPDRALQARIGPGALVAVCGPSGAGKDSLLRRVQERNNDAAWIVFPRRTVTRLVSDFEEHDTATPEEFDRTLASGGFAFWWDAHGLKYGLAASIDEDIRAGRCVMCNVSRTVIPGLRHKYSHVVAVLVTAPQDVLQARLAARGRATDGDLSQRMARSAKVSDNLDVDLVIENTGSIDDGARQLLDALESRLTSTLKI; via the coding sequence GTGAGTGTGTCACCTAACCCCGATCGGGCGCTACAGGCACGCATCGGTCCGGGTGCGCTGGTCGCAGTTTGCGGCCCGAGCGGGGCGGGGAAGGATTCATTGCTGCGCCGGGTTCAGGAAAGAAACAATGACGCGGCGTGGATTGTGTTTCCGCGCCGGACCGTGACGCGGCTTGTCTCCGATTTTGAGGAGCACGACACCGCGACTCCCGAGGAGTTCGACCGCACTTTGGCAAGCGGCGGATTTGCGTTCTGGTGGGATGCGCATGGCCTGAAATATGGGCTTGCCGCCTCAATCGACGAAGACATTCGTGCCGGGCGCTGTGTCATGTGTAATGTCTCGCGGACAGTGATCCCCGGACTTCGCCACAAGTATTCCCACGTTGTGGCTGTTCTAGTCACCGCCCCGCAAGACGTCCTCCAGGCACGTCTGGCAGCGCGGGGCCGCGCAACCGACGGCGATCTGTCACAACGCATGGCGCGATCCGCCAAGGTGAGTGACAATCTCGATGTTGATCTTGTAATCGAAAACACCGGCTCGATCGATGACGGCGCGCGCCAATTGCTGGATGCCTTGGAATCGCGGCTCACCTCCACATTGAAGATCTGA
- the phnL gene encoding phosphonate C-P lyase system protein PhnL: MTKILQLANVSKSFTMHLQGGIRLPVVNGATFHVHPGECVVLAGPSGTGKSSLLKMIFGSYRCDKGQILLRHDSQVTDIASAGPRGVLALRRKSVGYVSQFLRAVPRVPTIDIVAGPLEADGIMPAVACAKAGEMLSRLNLPDRLWQLPPATFSGGEQQRVNIARGLLPERPLLLLDEPTASLDAVNRAIVVDLIQQKKKQGAGIVAIVHDDDVRAAIADTLVDVTAFSKAA, encoded by the coding sequence GTGACAAAAATCCTGCAACTGGCGAACGTTTCGAAAAGCTTCACCATGCATTTGCAGGGCGGCATTCGCCTGCCGGTGGTGAACGGCGCCACCTTCCACGTGCACCCCGGCGAATGCGTGGTGCTGGCGGGGCCGTCTGGCACCGGCAAGTCGTCGCTGCTTAAGATGATTTTCGGCAGCTACCGTTGCGATAAAGGCCAGATCCTGCTGCGCCATGACAGCCAGGTCACCGACATTGCCAGCGCGGGACCACGTGGCGTTCTGGCGTTGCGGCGGAAGTCGGTCGGCTATGTGTCGCAGTTCCTGCGTGCGGTACCGCGCGTGCCGACCATCGATATTGTCGCGGGGCCTCTGGAAGCCGACGGGATAATGCCGGCAGTGGCTTGTGCCAAAGCGGGTGAAATGCTTTCGCGGCTCAACCTTCCAGACCGTCTCTGGCAGTTGCCGCCCGCAACCTTTTCCGGCGGCGAACAGCAGCGGGTCAACATCGCGCGCGGACTCCTGCCGGAGCGCCCATTACTTCTACTCGACGAGCCGACCGCGTCGCTTGACGCCGTTAACCGCGCCATCGTCGTCGACCTCATCCAACAGAAAAAGAAACAGGGCGCCGGCATTGTCGCCATCGTGCATGACGACGATGTCCGCGCCGCCATCGCCGACACGCTTGTCGACGTGACCGCATTCTCGAAAGCAGCCTGA
- a CDS encoding DUF1045 domain-containing protein — protein sequence MQDSSPRYAIYFTPQPSTSLAQFGASVLGYDSFAGESVTRLALDGIAAAALEAATAAPRKYGFHATLVAPFYLHDNRTEGNLLEALDTFCDRANPVLLGSLRVNALGDFIALTPDGGSLVDELARQCVTFFDTFRTPLGPGDIARRSNGRLTPRQQAHLTRWGYPYVFGDFRFHMTLTGSLAADEKSRFLTALADAFAPLAGQTYDVDAVSLLRQADSHSCFEVMARKDLQGKR from the coding sequence ATGCAGGATTCGTCGCCCCGTTACGCCATCTATTTTACGCCGCAGCCTTCGACATCGCTTGCGCAATTTGGAGCGTCCGTCCTCGGGTATGATTCATTTGCAGGTGAGAGTGTCACGCGTCTTGCCCTTGATGGCATTGCAGCGGCGGCGCTTGAAGCGGCAACCGCCGCACCACGCAAGTATGGATTTCATGCGACGTTGGTGGCGCCGTTCTATCTCCATGACAATCGGACCGAGGGGAATTTGCTGGAGGCTCTGGATACGTTCTGCGATCGGGCCAACCCGGTATTGCTTGGATCATTGCGTGTGAACGCGCTCGGCGATTTCATTGCCCTGACGCCCGATGGGGGATCGCTTGTCGATGAACTCGCGCGTCAATGCGTCACGTTCTTCGATACGTTCCGCACGCCACTTGGCCCGGGCGATATTGCCCGCCGCAGCAACGGCCGATTGACGCCGCGGCAGCAGGCGCATCTGACGCGGTGGGGCTATCCATATGTTTTTGGGGATTTCCGTTTCCACATGACGCTGACGGGCTCGCTCGCTGCTGACGAGAAATCGCGCTTTCTCACAGCACTCGCCGATGCGTTCGCTCCGCTGGCCGGTCAAACCTATGACGTCGATGCGGTGTCGCTGCTGCGGCAGGCCGATTCCCATTCCTGTTTCGAAGTGATGGCGCGCAAAGATCTGCAAGGGAAGCGTTGA
- a CDS encoding alpha-D-ribose 1-methylphosphonate 5-triphosphate diphosphatase has product MTNDRNIHILSNARIVLADAIIENGWLAISGEGIAEIGEGCPPERGEDVDGDLVMPGLVELHTDHLEAHYVPRPKVYWNPLAAVVSYDGQLATCGITTVLDSLRVWREDTDDEVDGEAMKLANAIATAREAGLLRADHYLHLRCEVPMPGVVNEATSLFVRPEVRLASLMDHTPGQRQFRDEEKLRTYYRGKNAGMTEADLDNMFATRIAYQKQYGDNNHRALVKLAHEQATPLASHDDTTLDHVEQAISDGVSIAEFPTTLEAAGALHEAGVRVMMGAPNLVRGRSHSGNIATADLAKADKLDILSSDYVPSSLLAAALTMPKFVAEIDLPKAIRTVTKTPAEAVGFTDRGEILAGKRADLIRVHVAHDVPAVRSVWRAGRRVA; this is encoded by the coding sequence ATGACCAATGATCGCAACATCCATATTCTGAGTAACGCCCGGATCGTTCTTGCAGACGCCATCATTGAGAACGGTTGGCTCGCAATATCAGGCGAAGGCATCGCCGAGATTGGAGAGGGATGCCCACCTGAGCGAGGCGAAGACGTGGATGGTGACCTCGTGATGCCGGGTCTAGTCGAGTTGCATACTGACCATCTTGAGGCGCATTACGTGCCGCGCCCCAAGGTCTACTGGAATCCGCTGGCGGCGGTTGTGTCCTATGACGGACAGCTCGCGACGTGCGGCATTACGACCGTTCTGGATTCGCTGAGGGTCTGGCGCGAGGACACCGATGACGAGGTTGACGGCGAGGCGATGAAGCTCGCCAATGCCATCGCCACCGCACGCGAGGCCGGATTGCTTCGCGCCGACCATTATCTGCATCTTCGCTGCGAGGTGCCGATGCCGGGCGTGGTCAACGAAGCGACATCGCTGTTTGTCCGGCCGGAGGTCAGGCTGGCATCGTTGATGGATCACACGCCGGGCCAGCGCCAGTTTCGCGACGAGGAGAAGCTTCGGACTTACTATCGCGGCAAGAATGCCGGCATGACCGAAGCCGATCTCGACAACATGTTCGCGACGCGCATCGCCTATCAGAAGCAGTATGGCGACAACAATCACCGCGCGCTGGTGAAGCTGGCGCACGAGCAGGCGACGCCGCTGGCCAGCCACGACGACACGACGCTCGACCATGTCGAGCAGGCGATCAGCGATGGCGTATCGATCGCAGAGTTTCCGACGACGCTGGAAGCCGCCGGCGCGCTGCATGAGGCCGGCGTGCGTGTGATGATGGGAGCGCCCAATCTCGTGCGGGGCAGATCGCATTCCGGCAATATCGCCACCGCGGATCTGGCGAAGGCGGACAAGCTGGATATCCTCTCGTCCGATTATGTCCCCTCGAGCCTTCTGGCCGCCGCGCTGACCATGCCGAAGTTTGTTGCCGAGATCGATTTGCCGAAGGCCATTCGGACGGTTACCAAGACGCCCGCCGAAGCGGTGGGCTTTACCGACCGCGGCGAAATCCTTGCCGGCAAGCGCGCCGACCTGATCCGGGTGCATGTGGCGCATGATGTGCCAGCGGTGCGCTCGGTCTGGCGGGCCGGAAGGCGTGTCGCGTGA
- a CDS encoding alpha-D-ribose 1-methylphosphonate 5-phosphate C-P-lyase PhnJ has protein sequence MSAPTYNFAYLDEQTKRMIRRVILKAIAIPGYQVPFAGREMPMPYGWGTGGVQVTAAILGPDDVLKVIDQGSDDTTNAVSIRQFFKKTAGIETTTHTNEATVIQTRHRIPEAALAEDQVLVYQVPIPEPLRFLEPRETETRRMHAHEDYGLMHVKLYEDIARHGHIATTYAYPVKVDSRYVMDPSPTPKFDNPKMDNSPALQLFGAGREKRIYAIPPYTQVVSLDFEDHPFEASRTDEVCALCGANHTFLDEVITDDRGGRMFVCSDTDFCEANRADAGIEAPWVVAGECNHA, from the coding sequence ATGAGCGCGCCGACCTACAATTTCGCCTACCTCGATGAACAGACCAAGCGCATGATCCGGCGTGTGATCCTGAAAGCGATCGCGATCCCGGGTTATCAGGTGCCGTTCGCCGGTCGTGAAATGCCGATGCCTTATGGCTGGGGCACCGGCGGGGTGCAGGTCACGGCCGCCATTCTTGGTCCGGATGACGTCCTCAAGGTGATCGATCAAGGTTCGGACGACACCACCAACGCCGTTTCCATTCGTCAGTTTTTCAAGAAGACCGCCGGTATCGAGACGACGACGCATACAAACGAAGCGACCGTGATCCAGACGCGGCATCGCATTCCGGAGGCAGCGCTCGCCGAAGATCAAGTGCTGGTCTATCAGGTCCCAATTCCGGAGCCGCTGCGTTTCCTTGAGCCGCGCGAGACGGAAACCCGCCGTATGCACGCGCATGAAGATTATGGGCTGATGCACGTGAAGCTCTATGAAGACATCGCGCGGCATGGCCATATCGCGACGACCTATGCCTATCCGGTGAAGGTCGATAGCCGTTACGTCATGGATCCGTCTCCGACGCCGAAATTCGACAATCCGAAGATGGACAATAGTCCGGCGTTGCAACTGTTCGGCGCCGGCCGCGAGAAACGTATTTACGCCATTCCGCCCTATACCCAGGTGGTGTCGCTCGATTTCGAAGATCATCCCTTTGAAGCGAGCCGCACAGATGAGGTTTGTGCACTCTGCGGTGCAAATCACACCTTTCTTGACGAGGTCATCACCGATGACAGAGGCGGACGAATGTTTGTCTGTTCGGATACGGATTTCTGCGAAGCCAATCGCGCCGATGCGGGTATTGAGGCGCCATGGGTCGTCGCGGGAGAGTGCAATCATGCCTGA